The nucleotide sequence TTGAGGCGCCCAGGCAGAGAGGACGGCGAGGCTTTGCGGCCATGAGAGCCCTGATGGTGGCTGGTGAGCTTGAAGAGGTTAGGAGGGGGGGTTGGGATGAAGGAGTCTGTCGGGTCAGGAGTGTAAAAAACGGGCTGGCTGCAAAACGGCTGAGCTGCAGCGCGGCCTGCAAGGAATCTGCAACACAAGAGCAACGTAATGGTCCACTACCCCAAAGCAAAGTTTCAAAAGAAGCCTTTAGAGGGTCTGACGACAGCAGACTTCATGGTCATTTACCCTTATAGCATAAAAAAGGAACACAAATAATAATGATGTGAGGACTTTATACGTGCAAACAAAGATTCTTTGATTTCTCTTCACAGTTGAGATAAAacaaagataagaaaaaatcttaataatgaaatgcagaaaaactgtccaaaaagTGTCTGAATACATAACATGCAAACCAGAAAAAGATGAACACATGCGTTCTAAAAACAAGCAGACACCATACTTCTTTCACCAACTCTTTATTCAGTTTCCTTTACAGCAAAGTATTTCTACAAAACTCTTTCCACCAAACAACATGAGTAAATCAGCACGTCAAACACAAAGCATGTTGGGTAAAATGATGAGAAATCCCTCTGTAAAGATGAAGCTTTGAAGTTGCAGAAGCATCCAGAAGCAAAAGTATGAGACAAAGCTCGGGCCCACTGGTCTACGCCGATTTAAAAGAACCAATTCAGCTAAACTGAGCAATGCTTTGGGTCTTCCAGTCCATATAAAACAGCACTCATAGGCTTCATATTTGAAAACAAAGCAATGAAACCATCAGCTTTAAATAAACTCCAATATCTAATTCATGATTTGATTTCCTTTGAAATTCATTTTATAGATTTTTcagcagaaaacctttttttgtttttaacttcagAATTTATCAAGTTAaacttttgttcagttttaatCCTTGCTtatgtaaaattgtttttatatagAAAGCTGACATCCAAGTCCATAGTTATTCAATTTGTATTAAATCAAAACATGAAATTTTGAATCCAATCAATTCAATGGTTCTCTGAGAGCCAtcactaacccccccccccccccccccccccccccacccccaaacattatagaaaagctgtttttgacCCAACTACGTCTAATAATCACACAGCTTACATCAATACAGAGATTCTTCAGGTCAAACGACAGAtaacatgacaaaaaatgaaatattatcaAGATAATAATATCTATACTGGTGGTTTAAAGcaagcaaacatgtttgaatagcTTGTAAAACACTGGAAACAGGACATTTCAATGCACTagcaaagagtaaaaaaaacaagtctcaAGTActagaaaaaaagctgcatctTTATCAATCACTTGCAGCTGATTTACACTAGACTATGTGTACATCTttctcacacaaaaaaatagagtGCAGTGTGTGACACTATTCTTGTGGGGGCAAGAAAAGTCAAATTAAAGCATTAAACTTAGAGAagattattgttaaaaaaatatatatattttgcaaaatttttgaaaaactgaCTAATTGTCAGTGTGTCAAGTTTTAGGATTACTACACAGCAATGGTTTAAAGACTGAAATTTATCTACAAGACAGAACGAAACATCACAATCTTTGAACACCAGATTTTAGTCACTTTGACAAAAAGACAAGCTAGGCATTTTGTCCTACTTAGtaatactgatttttttttcacattaactaacaaatacaaaaaatgttaatttcaaAATACTGAAAGCATGCAATGATCATTAGTACatgtaacacaaaaaaactaagtTATTAGGAACTGCTGGGACAATTATTGTGTTAGAACTAAAGTGTTCTTTTAGAAACACACAGTAAAGGAGCATCTCCAGGATAAACAGAGGTTGGCCAAATGAGCACCTTATAATGTTAATATTCATTTCAAGCACTGATACCGAAAGGCCACAACAAACCACAATAACTACCCAAAGATTAATGAAGGTTAACGGCAACAGCGGCATTGTACCTTTCATCCAACAGATACATATCAGAAGGATTAGCTTTGAAATACGGTAGTTTTTACCAAAAGGACATATAAACAAACACACTTCAAAAGCTTATGTGTCACATGagcacttttttaaatgacataatCAGTAAAAAGCTCAAATATACAACAAACTACAGCTACTTCTGTACTACAGGAACCTCTATCCGACTCTTACAAATTCTAAAGCTAGTCCCCCCTCTTACGAAAGTCTACTCAGAAGTGCTAAAGTTAGCtatgtttttacatttcctaAATATGAACCTCAAGTGCATCAGCCCACCATGAGTGCACCATAAAAACTGTGTGGAAAGGACAAATATGAACCGTTTCAATTAGTTCCACAACTAACTAATTAGTCTTTTCCTTGTTTCTGTGATCTGTCGGGAACAACTCAACAGAAAATTCATCAAAAAAGATGCAGAGATTTCAGTATTTAatccaaacaaccaaaaattggCAATACTTGCAAAAAGTAATCGTCACATAGTAAATATCACTTATTTTCCAGCTTTtgaagtagtaaaaaaaaataaagaacaaagatTGAGCCCACATATAAGGCATCAGATGCTGTCTGAACAGAGATCATGAGTGCAGACCTATATTAACATTAGTTCATTCAGGGACAAATATCCTGCTACCGTGGGCTTGACCACAACAGTGACAGGATCTCCACATACATGGATTGTGTGTTAACGGTCACAGTAGTTGTGACTGAAATCACAACAATCacaatatttcattttacagcagtaaaaagaaatattcataaTCGTAACAAACGATTCACATAGCTTCATGtccctttttaatttttgccaTGCATATTCAATACATTCATCAAGACAACTcgtcatcttcctcctcttaAGCTGCACAAATAATCCATCGGTCAGTTATCCCTGCTGTATTTTAGTTAGGATCTCGGGACTTGCTGAGACTCTGGACGGGTTAGGTCATCCTCGGGGTCACAAAAACTATAGACACTTCTACAGCTACTCAcgagggacaatttagaatcccCAAAGACCCAGTCAAACAAGTTTTCATGCAGTAGAAGACAGCAGAGGTACATGTCCTAGCAGACGTACATTCATTAACAGTTACTGTCACAAACAAATGCATAAAGCAGCTCTCTTCTAGTTCTCAGTGAAAATCTATAGTTAAACAGTGAAGACCCGCATAAGAAGGTATCTAAGGTCTTCTTTGTTACTTAAAATGGAAAGACAACACAAACTAACACATTTTGATTATGGTCTGTTGTGTTTTCACAGGTTAGTGTTTCAAGCAGGTTCAGTAAACATATAACACATAAATGCAACACGTATTAAATAGGTACTACGTAAAAAAGTTATTGAAACAACACAGTGTGATGAAGGTACATGAAGCCAGAATCCTACTAAACTGGCTGATTTTTAACTGTAAAATTGTGTACGCTTGGATTAGTTTGTTACTGAATTAGTTACACATCAACTTAACACAAACTTTGACCCAAAAAATGTATGCTGTTTGATGGAAGTATTGGATAATATGCCTGAATTTCAACCTCTGACTATTATTAACGGTTTGGCATATACTCTTGCCGATTTCATGATGAAAATGGTCTTTGGTCTGTCTTGACCAATAAGTCACCcccataaataaaaagagacatgaaaacaaaccaacaaaaacaaatcactgGATGATTTTTGCAAAGTTAAATTACTTTCATAGGTAGTGTCTTGAAAACAGTTTACTACTCACGTCTTTATCTCACAGTTCTTTCTAACAGTAGTATGACAGCCatcaacgtaaaaaaaaaattagaaatataGTATTTCTCATGATTTATTCATTGGTGATAAACAGAAAGTATCCCAAAGATTTGGGGTAAAATCCTTGTTTTGAAACTCAATGTCAAAATGAAACTACTGCTCAGATTCTGACCTTCGATATCTGCCTCGTCGTGGACCCAGCGGTCTGCGAGTCGCAGCGGCGGCAGCAAAGCTGATAAGGCAGCAGAGTGACGTGGTGACGAGCTTTGCTTTGTCCATCCAGCTCAGGGCATTTGAAAAGTAGCGCTCCAGCAGGTACAGGCACAGGACAGCAAACCACATGACAGAGGCCAGGGCATCAATTCTCCTTAGCCTAAAAATCAAGCAAAATGAATTTAACCCTCTactgcaggggtcgggaacctatggctcgcgagccatatatggctcttttgatggtcacatgtggctcgcagacaaatctttaattcaaattttttttcttcattagaccagtccttctcgtgcgcgatgcgatggcagaggcgcgcagtagtagcggtgcttagagagacaaatctgcgccagcactagtataagtttaaaattgtctattaattcacagagtttgtaccacccggaaacctgtgaattgccgtgcctaaaactgcgcgctcccgtctctgagaaagagcgcgcagttgcggggacgggatgtgtgagggagaaagcagagggtggggctgaggtgttgtggggaccggcagcaggtgaatcgcgcagggattgtaaataggtaaaacccactgcctgtcactcactgcagcgtgtgaatgtgtgtttggctccaggtccgcatgtgagcagtctgtctcacatctacaaaacattcataccaacctaagatcacgtttaaagtctcaacgcctgcatgaagcagaaactcaccacgtaaaccagactagaccatcagcaaaactaccacgagaaatactcatcatttattagaaacagcataacaatgttattaaaaagaatccacagacttattgtactttaaaaatgttgaaattacatcaaatgcacacattcacttgtattttagttttaaacatattgtcgcggactgagttgggtggctgttgggccgctttaaaagttctggagtacatggaacgcatcgatcatgcagagatctgattggccctcagttctgtcgctcagcctgttgttaggtagtttggaccaatgggtttcagctatgggccgaataagggaaaggggagggctgcagcgggagcaggggaatataaagttgggagacgcgctctcgtctcgtctcggcgggagagattcaggagctgctgaattaattgttcggcgtttgttgtggtctgcagtaaccagaattaagaaccttaaaagaggttaagtctccgtgcctcagtgtgggaaagggacactacattattgtatggctctttcgaaattacatttcaaaatatgtggcgtttatggctctcttggccaaaaaggttcccgacccctgctctactgCATAGCATTGCTGTAAGGCAGGGGGTGTCCACAACTTTTTGGCATGTGAGATACTTTTGAGACGACAATGTCTTAAAGATCTAcctataaataaatatgtttaacaTGTTGAGACGATTGTTTATATACTgataattcaaaaactacacagtaaaagtacacaaatctttgtgaggAAATCCTTTTATATTagcagatgaggcgttttactacaaaaacagaaagcagcgactatcgtacttcatgctctgctgtaaaccatgCAATGGGGAGAGCATGGCATTTCTAAAGCGCTGCtaagaaatgtataaatacaAGCATTTGGATACATTTTATAGTTTTGATGTTTattagctgtttgtttgttactttatgTTTATTGTATTGTAAAATTTGAATACAATACAATTGATGATCTGATGTTTTTACTATCCTCGTTGCACAGTGTTGCCTAGAAGCAACAAACCAATATTTGGTTTGGGGGGTGATGGATGATCAATTTTACATTTGATATTATATGAGGGACCCCAAATCTACCCAAAAAGTCATGCAAcattatctttttaaatggaTATAAACCTGAAACAACACATTGGAAAAACTGGTGGCTCACCTAGTAGGTCCAGCAAGGAAGACGGCTGTGAGACACGTCAGTAGGCCGACAGAGACTATTGCCAGTTGGTTTTCCGCTCCATATTGACACGCTAGTTTGGCATTTTCAATAGCCTCGCGTGGCAGCAGCTCTAGAACGCTTTGCCACATGGGCATCTCTCCATTGGCACTGCCGTTGGTCGTAGATTCGTTGTGAGGTTTGGGTTTTGGGGGTACAACGCCGCCGCTTAAGGTTGGGGTCTCACTGGACGAGACAGGGTCTGGCAAGTCCCAGAATGTTGTAGCGAGCAGGACTGCACAAATCAGGAAGGCAAAGACCCGTAAGAGTATGACTCCGGTGAACGACGAGAGAAAAGGCGAGTTCTGTGGAAGACATGACATGCTTGTGTTGTAAACACGAATATTCGTAAACAGCCAAACAAGTAACAGCACAAACTTTGAGACAACAAAGAGAACAGAACACACACTGCACCATCAAGTTTAAACCAGATTATCAATGTCAATTCTAAACGATACATTTGTCCATTACTGAAAAACGGACATGAAAGAAGTCTTAACAGTTCCTACAACATACATTTAGATCAATCAGTTATGATCTTTattataaagtcccactccgatcatcttttgatctaatccAAAAGCGtcctcagtggtctttttattatgattttgccattttcagCAAAAATCTATAAACCTGAATCGTTTTCTAGTACAGTTTATGCAGAGccgcagtagttcattagaaattcgcctttgAGTTGTAGGCCGAACTGTTGGTGAGTACTTTAACTGGGTGCCGTTTTTTGGGACTTTACTCGTCTTTTTGATCGAGTCACACTAACCTTAATAAAGCCTCCCTCCGATTCACGTGTGCGTCGAAGCTGGTGGTTTAGGAGAGCTGTCCGAAGCTGACGGTTTTGATATTTAATGTAGTACTCCACAGCTGTCTTACATGGCCTGCATAATTTATACGTCTGCTCAAGGTGGTGCTTGAAGACCTCAATTTCCTCATCGTAGTATTTCTAAAACAGAGAGAAAGGCAATCTAATTAAGTATTAAAACAGTATTAGAAAATATTCCGTTTTAATTTCATGAATTGATAAAAATACATACATCATCCCTTGGTGTATATGAGGCCAACTGCTTTATCTTTGCAGACTGGTTATTATTACACTTCCTGCATAGCAGCATCTGACAATTGACCCAATGCAGACTTCTGGGTGTCTCAGATAAAGGTTGAGTTCCAGACACACCATGATTCAGATGTTCCGTGTACTGAGCCGGAATAGGCTTGTTGTAGTCCCCATTCTgacagaggaaaaagaaaaaacatgtccaaaaaaaaattccatgtGGTTCATAACATgccaagaaaagcaaaaacatcattGAAACTCACCTCCTGAAATCCATTATACTGGTCACAATTGGGACAATCCCAGCAGTTCCTGTTTCCATAAGGCACCACTGTGTTTTGGTTGCAGAACCAGCAGTTTACATTTGCATAGGTGGGCTTCTTCCTGGAGGTaagatcaaatatgttttttaggCCAGTTTCAAACAAACTTATGAACAAATGTTTTCCCTCTGTGGCATGATAAGAGAAAGTAAAGTCAAATCTTCAAGTTTCACCAATAGATGAAAAAATTCTTCAATGCTTTTCAACAAACAGTGAAGAATTCTACAAATCACATATACAAGAATTAAGGCTCAATATTTGACTTTGAATTAAAGTTCAAGACAAGCATTGGGACTGTCCCCAAAAGATCACGGCAAAAACTCAACAAGTACAGCAGATGACCCTTTCCTTTGGCTTTTCTACATGAGATCTATTTGGTGCACTGTTtaggccaggggtcgggaacctatggctcgcgagccatatatggctcttttgatggtcacatgtggctcgcagacaaatcttaaattatacttttttttttatcattagtccagtccttctcgggcgcgatgcgatgtcagaggcgcgcagtagtagcagtgcttagagagagaaatctgcgccagcgctataagtttactattatctattatttcacagagtttgtgccagctggaaacctgtgaattgccgtgcctaaaactgcgcgctcccgtctctgagaaagagcgcgcagatgcggggacgggatgtgtgagggagaaagcagagggtgggggtggggtgttctggggacaggcagcaggtgaatcgcgcagggattgtaaaaacgtaaaacccgcttcccgtcactcactgcagcgtgtgagtgtgtgtttggctccccgtctgcatgtgagcagtctttgtcacatctacagaacattcagacctaagatcacgtttaaagtctcaacgcctgaacgaagcagaaactcaccacgtatcaaccagactaaaccatcagcaaaactaccacgagaaatactcatcatttattagcaacagaataacaatgttattaaaaagaatccacagacttattgtactttaaaaatgttgaaattaaatcaaatgcacacattcatttgtatatttagttttaaacaaattgtcgcggactgagtttaacttggctgttgggccgcgttaaaagttctggagttcaatgaacgcgtcaagcagagatctgattggccctcagttctgtcgctcagcctgttgttaggtagtttggaccaatggggttcagctatgggccgaataagggaaatgggagggctggggcgggagcaggggaatataaagttgggagaagcgctctcgtgtcggcgggagagattcaggagttgctgaattaattgaagggcgtttgttgcggtctgcagtaatcggaataaagaactttaaaagaggttaagtctccgtgcctcagtgtggggaagggacactacattattgtatggctctttcgaaattacatttcaaaatatgtggcatttatggctctcttggccaaaaaggttcccgacccctggtttaggcCATCGATTGAAAGCCTCTCAACTGAGGGTCCTGTCTGACATTATGCTTAATTTCTGGTTAACACTATGTTTGGGAAGAATATGCGAATGTAAGCCATGAAAAGGATATCCCTCACTAGATCTCCTGAGAAAAAGTTAGCTAccaccagaaaaacaaaacaagtcaatttgtttaataattaaactgcaaaaatactaatttgttaCAAATCTTGATACAGCAGTTCAACCTTCTCCTTCTTGTGGTCATTTTTTACACTGTTTATAATgtattggttttttttaattattaaataattactagatgtttttaagtttttttttttaatattagatAAATCTGCAATACCATTTTCCTTTAATGCACCATTCCCTTCTTCATCATTTGATTTCAT is from Oryzias latipes chromosome 7, ASM223467v1 and encodes:
- the tmem201 gene encoding transmembrane protein 201, translating into MVMANMETFNKFLSEHPELMYGGVGATAFIVGGALIYKIATRKKPTYANVNCWFCNQNTVVPYGNRNCWDCPNCDQYNGFQENGDYNKPIPAQYTEHLNHGVSGTQPLSETPRSLHWVNCQMLLCRKCNNNQSAKIKQLASYTPRDDKYYDEEIEVFKHHLEQTYKLCRPCKTAVEYYIKYQNRQLRTALLNHQLRRTRESEGGFIKNSPFLSSFTGVILLRVFAFLICAVLLATTFWDLPDPVSSSETPTLSGGVVPPKPKPHNESTTNGSANGEMPMWQSVLELLPREAIENAKLACQYGAENQLAIVSVGLLTCLTAVFLAGPTRLRRIDALASVMWFAVLCLYLLERYFSNALSWMDKAKLVTTSLCCLISFAAAAATRRPLGPRRGRYRRFLAGRAAAQPFCSQPVFYTPDPTDSFIPTPPPNLFKLTSHHQGSHGRKASPSSLPGRLNRALCLGTIPSLSRTDSGYLFSGSRPASLHKDSLSSDYFSLKSGSRPSSPGPSPTPSVAGSVTSSSGSAQQRRPLISPARLNINGQRLRLFSSEPQLPTPPLSPFPLHVEPASSVYSGCFSHDAFPLHCQNDLSSFIRDGSVIEEEKRSCSSESSACQVGTTTLSPEDIPPAKGFLKRFIWPGVLFASLSSNLLFAGFYMYHNWR